In Plasmodium malariae genome assembly, chromosome: 11, the following proteins share a genomic window:
- the DHHC2 gene encoding palmitoyltransferase DHHC2, putative codes for MRPKYMQAPQGKHEKKRGGNLFIFIVFFILTFIYIGYTGIVLRSWFIPYRSGTFTIAAVFHVFFFLFLLSFIKCASTDPGKVPRNWGFYVGDDVKRRRYCKICNVWKPDRTHHCSACNRCVLNMDHHCPWINNCVGFFNRRFFIQLLFYGLICLFIVAVQTFHYIFIDNANAYLDDGFHEKSSFVALEYTYASIVLFLTFVLIFALVPFTKFHLKLISKNSTTIENMDIYNQEYNIYNVGCEDNAKQVFGNNILCWMCPFQCISNRPAGDGVRWRVSVMHENNI; via the exons atgagaccTAAATATATGCAGGCTCCACAAGGGAAACACGAAAAAAAGAGAGGTggtaatttattcatatttattgttttttttatactaa cctttatatatatagggtACACAGGAATTGTTTTGAGGTCATGGTTCATTCCATATAGAAGTGGCACGTTTACAATAGCCGCCGTGTTtcatgtctttttttttttgtttttactgAGTTtcataaaa tgTGCATCAACGGACCCAGGGAAAGTCCCACGCAACTGGGGTTTTTATGTGGGAGATGAtgtaaaaagaagaagataCTGCAAAATATGTAATGTATGGAAACCAGACAGGACTCATCATTGTTCAGCATGTAATAGATGTGTATTAAATATGGATCATCACTGTCCATGGATAAATAATTGTGTTGGGTTTTTTAATAGAagattttttattcaattattattttatggcTTAATTTGTCTATTCATTGTTGCTGTTCAaacttttcattatattttcattgatAATGCTAATGCATATTTAGATGATGGGTTTCATGAAAAGTCATCTTTTGTAGCTCTTGAATATACCTATGCATctattgttttgtttttgacgttcgttttaatttttgctttAGTACCATTTActaaatttcatttaaaattaatttcgAAAAATTCAACTACTATTGAaaatatggatatatataaccaggaatataacatatacaaTGTAGGATGTGAAGACAATGCAAAACAG GTTTTTGGTAACAACATATTATGTTGGATGTGCCCCTTTCAGTGCATATCAAATAGACCCGCGGGTGATGGGGTCCGTTGGAGAGTTAGTGTTATGCacgaaaataatatttga
- the PmUG01_11053200 gene encoding conserved Plasmodium protein, unknown function: MEKKKKKKHFSFQGYFKQSKNSTVTEENDNNIMAEQNEYDLGGRNEIRKEFCKNPLGLVAYYRCTEGRDVTLNDHSGCNRTACIKNYKQHDSPWMFKLMNTQLLYFQGNEEEKIKENYCLKLSGKGKCYIEIESDSCLELLGGNYSTNEKSIHIKNEIQKSLSNENNEGFTFEMWIGLKENLFYDEKEKKKEKYKDKDKDKHKDKHKDKHKDKHKDTYADEKGEKKKEKKKKKCICLIQKGTEEQCEWSIHLIFDKDECYFVINFKNKKFRFDSFPCEYIKSIKLNNYYWSNVSIIFNLTIDLIYIVLTGDDNYFLKTCKNGYAIFYNTYLYATNFFIDCNFKLPLCIGMKSNNENYNIDRSDDNTISNDYNMKSYYKPSKSKKSNENTDFISFLVTEIRLFAASRSADLVMKEHKYMLHSDLLSTMRTEDDAEGSATVRKMKEKMEFANEGDYDCRKGSSGSNGTLGERTAGADSRCTSTPSRSNSLGKHTSERGHSDEGMEKNKKNKKSKNYEKGKVRDKSKIHYKGKTDDEERRWDSVSSDRRISKKTTSHMVGDKRDKKYEDDNPNRGMRKAHNDNDDNTNGQGNSSFRGKWNHEDRQELKNNWQYGGDDHGKNKPITERCDAFNNEIERIKKKFIQLDNEIKERKEVKDGKEVKDGKEVKEGKEVKDGKEVKDGKNVTDDDKLKSYCEQGVDDDRNDEKRINGTSLSKQDFFKFDSDEGSNRSARDNLRSFAKVLSAHSQLSDDDLFSIKESEKVNSSDKKNRRLKSANNFSSVDNDEYTYKNKRNELNEEKLAYYSNLPNRNKTNNKDESLFFNFSDHNGNNNDSSNSNWNSNSNWNSNSNSNSNSNSNNNSNNNNNSSNNNNSNNNNIIIIIINNNNNNNNNNNNNNNNNNNNSSCMGKERGNDSNLMSKRSSFSDNANKYMDGKDKRSEGNSKKKAFIEMSGSGNQIGKSIKRIAPVRAKGNRSGSVSDNGSDNISGNVSANGDGCSDEEVSYFLNEVKDKFKGELFDAFLNKLLGRTLHLSKRDKGKIMEIIKKEIIKEAKKNRNEERKLSKDFIREKYYELVKKKEQQEENKFYQEIKEELKKTKELSPLELDISNYIKENQLINEYYVNKYKCSSEKSGRSSEDKSEGVGGGIYEGMNGDVDGSRNRCMDRSMNRSMDEGIRKNFNGENFINFDWLNKNVKLQEGGQEEHNLMNFHAHRSISPLSDASRSIVNLNYGGRNTLDWGVKMHEWGEAPLVDETHRTSEAYHKNESNHGGESHQRNDTEEKRSDISDFTFNKCKSYKEQNKKHEQKMRNQVKHHVVHGVNYNKGEGIKGKGMNVGKIANKNDEPPLRPYGNPNEKYVFLNRVNEKLDGKKKHRSNPEGNDRSSQLKGGHDKDSLEQRAVGMSEKREDRSSVDMEGSYCMEEEELSNVDVEEPCSIVAEQNNTITADGEINRGKKFYKFIVPLTPYELYMINKFYQKGIKEELKEFRNKDYVRCSKYMIPTVTSRSSFNMTYIKYKIHMMKSLLKVNLKYIKEKKYTKALKVCVRNGEYIRNFIRSYCIFKTNVLKKNHRYFEIYLNLDRTYITMDELKNILKANVRNIIICKILILINEYKHYKYIENSSLILILYSILCRIIVNSKLLNVILKKFIVHLFLRGCLYYVEKMCNFFFLLFPYENKHFIISRIYNLSKNSFLRYSTCYKSNKYALINNYHYNFENCIKNFSPEWGYYIYTTSNFNIFSSNIKFNGFLKKNVDFSIISDEQCKSLFNENNSAVICNVVGNDATQYGNAHTRDQSTDQERRGNNKGEDTGLKASHNGDVHICSANNMDKSKMIVLHEGNRCDNVNLPVHDVHNEKEETDEKKGVKKISLYNYLLNYEKKKRYYYIVDDNMKRIQFSRKETNYNLETYIQFNNQNDTTNEQDSMLDHLMKNVNCDAYLNTSMYPYKNTQLLGNCPYCNNSFKYFTRTCNVCQRHVHICYYFFIYCTYKYHCELCDATYSDKCLDHFKRGFTCFYCGLFFIRK, encoded by the exons atggaaaagaaaaaaaagaaaaagcatttttcttttcaagGTTACTTTAAGCAGTCAAAGAATAGTACAGTCACTGAAGagaatgataataatatcatGGCTGAGCAGAATGAATATGACTTAGGTGGAAGGAACGAAATCAGAAAagaattttgtaaaaacCCGCTAGGATTAGTAGCTTATTATCGTTGTACAGAAGGTAGAGATGTAACCTTAAATGACCATTCAGGGTGTAATAGAACAGCATGTATAAAAAACTACAAGCAGCATG ACTCACCGTGGATGTTCAAACTAATGAACACGCAGCTACTCTATTTTCAGGGAAATGAGGAAGAGAAGATAAAGGAAAATTACTGCTTAAAACTAAGCGGAAAAGGTAAATGTTACATTGAGATTGAGTCAGATAGCTGCTTGGAGCTGTTAGGAGGGAATTACAGCACGAATGAAAAgagcatacatataaaaaatgaaatacaaaaaagttTGTCTAACGAAAATAATGAAGGGTTTACTTTTGAAATGTGGATTGGGTTGAAGGAAAATCTTTTTTAtgatgaaaaggaaaaaaaaaaagaaaagtataaAGATAAGGATAAGGATAAACACAAGGATAAGCACAAGGATAAGCACAAGGATAAGCATAAGGATACATATGCAGATGagaagggggaaaaaaaaaaagaaaaaaaaaaaaaaaaatgcatctGCTTAATTCAGAAAGGAACTGAAGAACAATGTGAATGGAGTATACACTTAATTTTTGATAAAGACGAAtgttattttgtaataaattttaaaaataagaaatttcGTTTTGATTCTTTCCCTTGTgagtatataaaaagtataaagtTAAATAATTACTACTGGAGCAATGTTTCAATCATTTTTAACTTAACCATTgatcttatatatatagtattaaCAGGTgatgataattattttttaaaaacttgtAAAAATGGTTatgctattttttataatacatatttatatgctacgaacttttttattgattgtaattttaaattaccCCTATGCATCGGTATGAAATCAAATAATgagaattataatattgatAGAAGTGATGATAATACTATTTCGAATGATTATAATATGAAGAGTTATTATAAACCTAGTAAAAGCAAGAAGAGTAATGAGAACACAGATTTCATCTCTTTTTTAGTAACCGAGATACGACTATTTGCTGCAAGTAGATCAGCCGATCTTGTAATGAAGGAGCATAAGTATATGTTACATTCGGACCTTCTGTCAACTATGCGCACAGAAGATGATGCTGAGGGTAGTGCAACagtaagaaaaatgaaagaaaagaTGGAGTTCGCCAATGAGGGTGATTACGACTGTAGAAAAGGCAGCAGTGGCAGTAATGGTACTCTGGGGGAACGTACAGCAGGAGCAGACTCACGGTGTACCTCCACCCCATCCAGAAGTAACTCCTTAGGTAAGCACACTTCTGAACGGGGGCATTCTGATGAaggaatggaaaaaaataaaaaaaataaaaaaagtaagaatTATGAAAAAGGTAAGGTACGTGATAAAAGTAAGATACATTATAAAGGTAAGACAGATGATGAGGAAAGGAGATGGGATAGTGTATCTTCTGACAGGAGAATAAGCAAAAAGACAACAAGTCACATGGTAGGGGATAaaagagataaaaaatatgaagacgATAATCCAAATAGGGGAATGCGAAAAGCGCATAATGACAATGATGATAATACAAACGGACAGGGTAACTCATCTTTTAGAGGAAAATGGAATCATGAGGATAGGCAAGAGTTGAAGAACAATTGGCAGTATGGGGGTGATGACCATGGTAAAAATAAGCCCATCACGGAAAGGTGCGACGCGTTTAACAACGAGATTGAacggataaaaaaaaaatttatccaGCTTGACAACGAAATAAAGGAAAGGAAGGAAGTAAAGGACGGGAAGGAAGTAAAGGACGGGAAGGAAGTAAAAGAAGGGAAGGAAGTAAAGGACGGGAAGGAAGTAAAGGACGGGAAGAACGTAACAGATGATGATAAGTTGAAGTCGTACTGTGAACAAGGTGTGGATGATGATAGAAATGATGAAAAGCGCATAAACGGTACATCTCTATCGAAGCAAGATTTCTTCAAGTTTGATTCGGATGAAGGATCCAACAGATCTGCAAGGGATAATTTGCGTTCCTTTGCAAAGGTTTTATCTGCCCACTCGCAGTTATCTGATGATGACCTTTTTTCAATTAAGGAAAGTGAAAAGGTTAATAGTAGTGATAAAAAGAACAGAAGATTGAAAAGTGCAAATAACTTCTCCTCTGTAGATAATGATGAATACACATACAAGAACAAAAGGAACGAATTAAATGAAGAGAAATTGGCTTACTATTCGAATTTACCAAATAGGAATAAAACAAACAACAAAGAtgaatctttattttttaatttttctgaccataatggtaataataatgatagtagtaacagtaattggaatagtaacagtaattggaatagtaacagtaatagtaatagtaacagtaatagtaataataatagtaataataataataatagtagtaataataataatagtaataataataatataataataataataata aataataataataataataataataataataataataataataataataataataataatagttccTGTATGGGAAAAGAACGAGGTAACGATTCAAACCTGATGAGTAAGCGCAGCAGTTTTTCGGATAATGCTAATAAGTATATGGATGGTAAAGATAAAAGGAGTGAGGGAAATTCGAAAAAAAAGGCTTTTATTGAAATGTCGGGAAGTGGAAACCAGATTGGAAAAAGTATCAAAAGGATCGCACCAGTCAGAGCAAAGGGTAATAGAAGTGGCAGTGTTAGCGATAATGGAAGTGACAATATCAGTGGTAACGTTAGTGCTAATGGAGATGGATGCAGTGATGAGGAGGTGAGTTACTTCCTTAATGAAGTAAAAGACAAGTTCAAAGGGGAACTCTTCGATGCCTTTTTAAATAAGCTGCTTGGAAGGACTTTGCATTTAAGTAAAAGAGATAAGGGGAAAATTAtggaaataattaaaaaggagataataaaagaagctaaaaaaaataggaatgAAGAGCGAAAATTAAGCAAAGATTTTATCAGGGAAAAGTACTATGAATTAGTTAAGAAAAAGGAGCAGCAAGAAGAAAATAAGTTTTAccaagaaataaaagaagagtTAAAAAAGACAAAGGAATTATCACCACTCGAGTTGGACATAAGTAACTATATAAAGGAAAATCAACTCATTAATGAGTATTATGTGAACAAGTACAAATGCAGTAGTGAAAAATCAGGCAGATCAAGTGAAGATAAAAGTGAAGGCGTGGGTGGAGGTATATATGAAGGCATGAACGGAGACGTGGACGGAAGCAGGAACAGATGCATGGACAGAAGCATGAACAGAAGTATGGATGAAGGcataaggaaaaattttaatggaGAAAATTTCATAAACTTCGATtggttaaataaaaatgtaaaactgCAAGAAGGTGGGCAAGAAGAGCATAATTTGATGAACTTTCATGCTCATAGGAGCATCTCCCCCCTTTCTGACGCAAGTAGATCCATTGTTAACTTAAATTATGGAGGAAGAAATACCCTGGACTGGGGGGTAAAAATGCATGAATGGGGGGAAGCACCCCTTGTGGATGAAACTCATCGTACGAGTGAAGCTTACCATAAGAATGAATCAAACCATGGGGGAGAATCCCACCAAAGGAACGACACTGAAGAGAAACGATCGGATATAAGTGATTTCACATTTAACAAGTGCAAAAGTTATaaggaacaaaataaaaaacatgaacaaaaaatgagaaatcAGGTAAAACATCATGTAGTTCATGgtgtaaattataataaggGGGAAggaataaaaggaaaaggtATGAATGTAGGGAAAATCGCAAATAAGAATGACGAGCCTCCTTTACGACCTTATGGAAATCCTAATGAAAAGTATGTTTTTCTTAACAGAGTAAATGAAAAGCTGGATGGAAAGAAGAAGCATAGATCTAATCCTGAAGGTAATGATAGAAGCTCCCAGTTAAAAGGAGGGCATGACAAGGATAGTTTAGAACAAAGAGCAGTAGGTATGAGTGAAAAGCGTGAGGACAGAAGTAGTGTTGATATGGAGGGGAGTTATTGTATGGAAGAGGAGGAGCTAAGTAATGTCGATGTGGAGGAACCTTGTAGCATCGTTGCAGAACAGAATAACACCATAACAGCAGATGGCGAAATAAACCGAGGGAAAAAGTTTTACAAGTTTATTGTACCGTTAACCCCATACGAATTgtatatgataaataaattttaccaAAAAGGTATTAAAGaggaattaaaagaatttagGAATAAAGATTACGTGCGTTGTTCTAAATACATGATTCCAACAGTAACATCAAGAAGTTCATTTAACAtgacatatattaaatataaaattcatatgATGAAATCATTATTAAAAGttaacttaaaatatataaaagagaaaaagtaCACGAAAGCATTAAAAGTGTGTGTAAGAAATGGGGAATACATACGAAACTTCATAAGAAGctattgtatatttaaaacgaatgtattaaaaaagaatcaTAGGTATTTTGAGATATATTTGAATCTAGatcgtacatatataacaatggatgagttaaaaaatatactgaAAGCGAATGTccgaaatattattatttgtaaaattttaatattgattaatgaatataaacattataaatatatagaaaattcTTCTCTcattttaattctttattcAATATTGTGTAGAATTATTGttaattcaaaattattaaatgttattttaaaaaagtttatagtacacttatttttaagaggatgtttatattatgtggaaaaaatgtgtaatttcttttttttgttatttccaTATGAGAATAAACATTTCATTATATCACGCATATACAATCTTTCTAAAAATTCTTTTCTGAGATATTCGACTTgttataaaagtaataaatatgCTCTTATCAATAATTACCACTACAATTTTGAAAACTGTATAAAGAATTTCTCCCCTGAGTGGGggtactatatatatactacaagcaattttaatatattttcctcaaacattaaatttaacggatttttaaaaaagaatgtaGACTTTTCCATAATTTCAGATGAACAGTGTAAATCCTTATTCAATGAAAACAACTCTGCTGTTATATGTAACGTGGTTGGAAATGATGCAACACAGTATGGCAATGCTCATACAAGGGATCAAAGTACAGATCAGGAAAGAAGAGGTAATAACAAGGGAGAAGATACCGGGCTGAAAGCTTCCCATAATGGGGATGTGCACATTTGTAGTGCTAACAACATGGATAAGAGCAAGATGATCGTACTGCACGAAGGAAATAGGTGTGATAATGTAAATTTACCTGTACATGATGTGCATaacgaaaaagaagaaacCGATGAGAAAAAAGGTGTAAAGAAAATTTCTCTATATAACTACTTACTAAattatgagaaaaaaaaaaggtactaTTACATTGTTGATGATAACATGAAGCGTATTCAGTTTAGTAGAAAAGAAACAAATTATAACTTAGAAACTTATATCCAATTTAATAATCAGAATGATACAACAAATGAACAAGACAGTATGTTAGATCATCttatgaaaaatgtaaattgtGATGCATACTTAAATACTTCCATGTATCCTTATAAGAATACACAATTACTAGGAAATTGTCCATACTGTAATAATtcctttaaatattttacccGAACATGTAACGTTTGTCAAAGGCATGTGCACATTTGCTACTACTTCTTTATTTACTGCACATACAAGTACCACTGTGAGCTGTGCGATGCAACGTACTCCGATAAG TGTCTGGATCATTTCAAAAGAGGCTTTACCTGTTTTTATTGCggtttatttttcataaggAAATAG